Below is a genomic region from Brassica oleracea var. oleracea cultivar TO1000 chromosome C9, BOL, whole genome shotgun sequence.
GAAAAGTAATATTACACATGCACAAATGTTGATGATAGGATTCTGAGTCCTTTCGTTCTGCACCGATGACGCCTTAAAGTATTTTTTTTTCCTTTTTTACATCCGGGAAGCTCGGGGCCAATACAACGGGATCAGTGGACTGATAAATAGCATGAGAACATTATTAACCTAGAGACCCATTTAACATCTCTTAATTTTTTTTAATAGTAAATGCAAGTTAAGAGACTCCGTTAAAAGACTCCGCTAAGAGACGGTAACATTTATGTGTTCCAATGCAAGTATCTTAATTAAAGGTTTTTAAAAATAATTATTAAACAGTTTTTTTTTAAAAATAAAATTTATTTATTAAATAAAACATAGTAAAAGATAAAATTTTAAACATTAATATTTAAATAAAAACATAAAAACAAATATTAGTAAAATAAACGAGATTGTTGTAGAATATTTCATGAGCTCGTTTCAAAACATCATTCTCATTTTGCCCGCTAGTTTTCTCTCGAGTTGCGGTTTCAAACACGCCACAAAACTTGCAGACGAGGTCATTTATTTTGTGCCATGGCAAAGCGAACTTGTAAGACTCCAAAAGCACGCCCGACATCTTTTCGGAAGAACACGAGAAATGAAGAACATGCGTTTGATTTTTTACATGGTTTAGTTTGATCCGGTTTATGCCGATTGATACCTTTATGTGGATATAATGTAACCGAACAGACAAAGGATGTAACCATATGTGAAAGACATTGAAGAGTCGAAATATACACAACGAACTTTAACCACTCTCTACCAAAATGTAAATTGTTATGTATGTAGCCTGAAATTCAAAAGGGATTTTTTTTACCGTCTACTTCTTACAAAATGTATACTACTATCAAATTTCACATTATTAAATCCCAGTGAAAGATACTTTACCAAATCCAAGATGACCAATTTGATACAACTCTAACCACACTCTCTCTGCTTCATCTCTTGCACTTGTTCTCGACTCTTCACTCCCACTAACCGACGTCGTTTTATCTTCCTCCATCGTTAAACTTCCATCTCTCTCCACCACAAACCGGTGATCATCATCATCATCTTCTTCTCCCCCTCCCCCCCCACCACATTTCTCTTCTTCCACTGCCATCTCAAACTGACGGTGTTGGTTATTCTGATGATGAAACCCATCTTCAATATTGATTTTCCCTCCCATCTTCAATATTGATTTTCCCGCAGCGTTGTGTTTTGTGTGGCCTCCGCTTGTTCTTCTTCTTGTATGAATTCGTGTCTGAAGGGAAACAAAACTTCGTTTAGTTAATGGCTTGTGTTAGTCTCCAATAGTTTCCCTGTCGCATTTTGTTTAGGAAACAAAACTCTCATGTCTCTGCAAAAGGAAACAGAGGGCCATGCCTAAACATAAGATCAAGTAAAACTTAAAAAACTCGGAAAGCAGAGCAACTTATTAACACACGACATCTAATCTGAAGTACCAAGAGAAAAAATATATAGCAGCTTCTTCATAAATGTAAGCTTGTGTTCAGATAAGTCACTAACCAGGAGAAGCTTTGTGCATCGAACCCAAAAGTAGTTGTATTTCTGATCCTTCTCCAATCTGATAATTCGAAAACAAGAAAGATTATGACAAAGGAAGAGAAGTGTTTGATATTCAAAGAAACACACATTCAAATCAATCACCTAGCAAAACAATTACTGGCCCTGCGAAGACTCCACAGACGCAGCATACTGAAAATGCCATATCCTTGAATGGTTGCCTTGTCCAAGAAGGCAACAAAGAATGTCAAAACGATGTCAATCGCGAAAAATCCATTGACAACGTTATCTATAATACTGAGAGGTGCTCTTGGCGTTTGTAGGTAGCCAAACTCAAAAGGAGAAGCCCATGCTGTGTAGACCACCAAAAGCACTAGAAACCAATCCCATGCCCTGACAAAATTCAACTTTAATCATCAGTTCCTAAATCATGGAATACGAGAAGAAGACAAACAAAAACGCAAAACAGAATTCGCATAGTATAAAAATTCAAAATCAAAGCAATATGATTCTATTGAATAAAATCAAACTAAGTGCGATTCGTGTAATGCCTTTGAACACGAGCATTACATCGAACACTATGGATTCAAAATAGTTTCATCGTTATTCGCTTCAATAGAGTAACAAAAACTTAAGGATCTGTTAATCTCGTAAGAGTGAGAACGAGAAGGCAAACATGCAGAAACCTAGCTCCTCCTCCACACAATAACGAATCGTCTACCACAAAATCTCAAACCAAGGATCATCAGCGATGACACGAACAATCACATAATCAGTTAAGCAAAATCGATTAACTACCTGTAGCGAGGATCGAAGGGAGAGACGATGAAGAAGCGGAGCTTAACGTGACGCGTAGAGCCAGAATTAACACCGAGAGGCGGAAGAAGACCTTTGCTAAAACTGTAATGACTTATCGTCTCTTCCGTCAAAACATGCTCCGCCGCTATATCCTCCGCCTCCTTGATCGAAACTCCGCCGCCTTGTTTCTCCGGCCAAAACCACACTTTCTTCTTCTTATTATCCATCTCGAATTCTCGATCGATCTTTTACTATCTCTCTCGATTGGAAACAGAATACGAACGATAGAGAGAGAGAGCCAGAGGAATGAAACCAAAAACGATGATCGTTTTTTTTTCCTTCTCATTAATCCCCTACCCACTACAATGCTTACACCTGCCCACTAAGACCAGTTTCTTCTGAGTCGAAATTAGGTGGCGGTTCTTCTTTTAATTCTCGTTAGGTATTAATCCGCGTCTTGCCAAAATGTGTTTATTAGTTTCGTTATTTTTTAATAAAAATACATTAATCTGTTTAATCTGGATATCTGTTTTGTTTTAGGTTGTTTTTTGGTTTTTAATCTCCTAAAATATAACTATCATTTTAAATCAATATTTATTTGGTTTCTTCGGTTAAACAGATTGATGTTTTTGGTTTTTTTTCCTCTGATAATGAAAAAGTACTATTATTTGTTTGTTTTCATGTTATGAATTTTAGATAGTCGTGATATCGAACCAATGATTTCATATTATAGTTTCTAAACGGATAATAATTAAAAAAAAGAAAAAAAATTATTAAGACAAATCATTTTATTACAATTTGGTCGATAGTGAAAGAAGCATTAAAAAAGAATATTTTAACTTCCAAAAATATTAGATATTTCAGTTTTGGTAAATACGTAGTTAAAAGGTGTTCATGTCAATGTGCACATGTATCTGTATGTAAAAGTATATAAAAATGGTTGATAAATATATAAAGATACTGTTAATTAATTTTAAATGACATTTTTTTTTCAAAATAATACATGAAAAATAAAATTATTAAAATGAAATTATTTAAAAACAAAAATATTGTAAAATTTATATAAACTATAATATATAACTTATATATAATTCTTTAATTATATATATATATATATATATGCATATAACAAATCAAATTGGATATCCGTTCCTATAAATATTGATATTTGTGATTTGTTTTTTATACGGATATTGCATTTTAGTATTTGATTTCCTTCGTAGAGTAACATATATCCAGATTTTTCGGTTTGAATCAAAACAAATAACGAATCGAATCAAAATTTATGAATAATTTTCCAGCTTTATTCGTAAACAGTAAAAATAACGTAAAAAAGAACCATGCATATGAGTTTTATATTAAAAAAATGTAAAATACATAGTGTGAACATATTTATGTAAGTTTGGCTGAGAAGCTCTCTACATGTGACATGTGTCTATTTTAGTATGAATACATTTATTACAATGCTTCTACATGTGACATGTGTCCAGTTTAATGTGAACGCATTTATTAAAATGTTTTTTCTTTAATATATAAGAGATTTTTTCTTTTCTTTTAATTCTACTTATAGTTAAGAACCCTCCTAAGATACATGGTTAATGGTGCTAGTCGGGCGGTAACTCCGGGCTAGCGAGTTACCGAAATATCGCGGAGTACTCGGAGATTACGCGGGACCTAGTTTTATATACAATTTAATATATTTATAATATATTTAGTTAATTTTAAGCATGATGATACAAACATAATTATATATTTTTCTTATATATAATTTTTAACAGTCTCTTTTTGATTCGTAAATGGTGGGTTTGGTACGGAAAAAATCCCTAAATGTAGTATGGATGTGTTTATTTTGGGTTTGATAGCTAATTATAATTATTTAGTAATGAATAATTACACAAAATCTGTCAATAATGAGTAAAAAATAATCAACCGTGTTTTAACTTACACGAAAAAAAAACTTAAGCAGTCAACGCGAGATTAGGCGGGAATTAGGCGGTAAACGCAAAAATTAGGCGGTCTTACGCGGGTCAACGCCTGGCTACACCGATTTGGGTATAATCGCCGCGGTCAACTTCCGAACAGCGCCTAGACGGCCGCGTTTTCGAACAAGACGTAAAACTAACTTCTTGCGTTAATGAGTAAAGTAAAACATTTTTAACTGATGGTAAATTTATAGATGTAAGGTGAGTCACCAAAGAAGTAATGGAAGCGTCTATTAGTTAAGATAAAATAGATTTAGCTAACAAATCTTAAATGGGTTTTATTTTATTTAGTGTTATCTTGTATAGCTAAACAAAGTAAGAGAATGGACTTTGGTGTTAATGTCTAAATTAGCCCATGTTTGAAATTGCAATAGGCATAACGCATGTTATTGACCCGGGTTTAGCGCCGAAACAACTAATTGGAAATTAAACGGAGATTAATTGGAGATTTTTTAGGATACTTTATATATAATACATACTAGGGTAGACCCGCTCTGCAGACGGGGTATATTTTACTTGTGATCTTAGTTTTTTATTTTTTGTATGATTTGGTGGTTTGTGTTTTAGGTTTGCATTTGCAAGAGATGTATATAATAATAAGTGTTTATTGTCTATTAGGACATTTTAAGTGAAGAAAGATATTATATCCATTGTAGTTAATGTTTGATGTTTGCTTATTTTTGTCAGTGGTTTTTGTTTTTTATTTGTTGTCAAATATATTTTATGACATTATACTATTTTAGTTATTATCTTTTTTTTTTTAAATGTTTTTATAATGAAAACACATTTTATATCATCTTCGCATATGTCTAACTATTTTTTTTTATTTTTTATTATTCTTGTTAGAGATCATAAAGTTGTATTAGCATGATACGATTTTCATGATTGAACTGGTATACATTTATTAAATGTTTGCTCAGTTTTTTTTATATATAGTAAGTATTATTCGAGTTTTTATTGTTGTGGTTAGGTTTAATATTCAAAACATTATTTATTTTATATTTTGTTTATATTGAATGTACTTGTATTTTAATAAAAAAATATTATTTAGTTTCAGTGTATTATTAGTAGCTGTTTTACCTATTCTATTACCTCCTATATTGTTTCATTGGTTATACCGAGTAATATATTATTTTATTTTAAATTTTTACTACAAATTTATAATGGAACAGGAAAAACATAAGAAACTTCTCCATTTCCTTATAGTAAAAACACTTAGTGCACCCTTTCTCGAGGTCATTGAGCTCGCAGGCTCTTGGTAGCATTATAAGAATCATGTTTATGCCATAGGATCTCCTCTTTATGATTGGAACCTCATGCAACAACCGCTTAACTTGCCTCCACAGTTTGTCAATAACGTATGTGTTGTTTCTCCATTTATGAACGTCTATAAGATTCATCCCTTCAACATGGCCACCTGCGAGTAGCCTAAGTACTGCGTACAGGTAATTACCTTTCTTATAGTGTTTCTTTTCTGAAGAATCCTTTCTTATAGTGTTTTGTTGCCGATATTTTGAGGTGCCTCATTCCTTTGGGACGATCATGTAAAGCAAAGAAATGCTTTATTCCCTCAATGTAGTGTGCCTCTCTATTGCCATATTTAAGGCAAAACTTCATCTCATCTTTGTAACCACGTAGAGTTTGTAGAGGATTTTTGGCGAGGCCCCTCAAAAGTGTATGTTTGAAGATGTTCCTGCACTCCTTGTCTGTAATCTCATCTGGATGAGCACGAAGACACCGGCGGACGTCGGCAATGGGATATTCTCTTGCATGGCTCAACTTCGACATAAGAGGGGTGAGTCGCTTTAATTTTTTAGGTTTGCGATTTGGGATTGTCATATGCCTAGACATGATTGTTGCTTTGTATTGTGTATGAACGATGATATTAGCAAATGGGAGTCTATTTTTTGGTGTGTTTACAATAAAATTATTTTATATTAAAATATATTTAAAATTTATAAATATTTGAAAATTAATTGAACATAATAAAAATTAAAGACAGCATTTTGATCTGATTAAGTCCTCTTTCCTTCCTTAATTTGTACTGTGTCAGAAAGCTCTTTCGTGCTTCTGATGGTGGAACCATTGCTCTGGATTGGCTTACCAACTCCCATGGTATTAAAATTAATTTATTCGTACCATCCAAAACAAAATTAAAATTTTTTTTTTTTTTTTTGTTTGTTGTGAAAGAACCACTAACGTTTTTTAAAAAGAAAACACGGATTTAAAAAAAATATTAAGAAGTGTATAGTGGTTTATATTTATTCTTTTGATTTTATTTCACTTTGATATGGTCGAAGAAATCTAAGGCAAGAATAACTAATACTTTTTTTTCTAAAATTGAATATCAGGATGGAAGTGAATCAAAGACAGATGAAAAACTAATGATCTGAACGAAATAAATTGGATCATAAACACTTTTGAAAATTGAGATATTTGATTTGTGCCTACCTTTAATTACAAGTTTTCCATTCTTGTTTTGACTGAAATACTCATATTCTTGTGCAGTTATTTAACTCCCCCCTCTATGATGTTTTACATTTGTAGGGTTGTGTAAGTTTGAAGACGAATGATTGAGTTTCTTGTAACAACGTAATTGGATTTGCAAGATTATAGCTCGTATCTATCATAACCAGTTTTTTTGGAGCATAGGAAGGTGACTAAATTCATTTAACAAAACAAAGCCATGATTCTGTCTGCTTTCACTTACAAGGTATCTCCATTGATTGTTTTTCTCTTTCGCTAATGAATCGTCTGAGTTTATGCCAACATTTTAGTGAATAATTTTCACCAGTTACTAAGCTGCTGCTACTCATTTTCACAGGTTACTAAACTGCTACTGGGAGTATAATATACTCATTATATAGTGCTACTGGATTAGTTAGGATTATTCACTCTCTAATGTGTTTGAAAAAAAAACGCTTGTATTTGAATTTGGATGTTGGAATTAGTGTCAAATATCCAAATAAAAACACTTGGGGAGCTTTGCGAAAGAGGAAATTATTTTACCACAATAGCTATTGTTATAACCAAGCGAAGAAGATAAGTTACAAAACCGACACAAAATGATTCAAATAAAAAACGCAACACTAAACAATTTATTCAAACTTAAGATAAAGATAACTCTTCTGCAGCATCACTTGTGGGCATTGGACATGGCCACTCTCTAAAACCCGGTGTGGCCTTCCTCCTCAAGTTGTTTACCCTCAATAGTGATCCTACCAGGCACATGATCGAATATGATTGATAAAGGTTAGTTTTATTATAGTAACTATTACGTATATAATTAAATTGGTATGAGCATATAAATCAAAAATAATTGTTATTAATTATTTACAATTATATTATGGTAAATAAATCTAAACAACATTTTTATCTATTTTATATGATATATAATTAAATTTAAATGATATTAACATAGATGTATAGTATAACTTAATATAATTATTCCCGTTCTCGGGTTATAATTTTTTGTAAGTTGGTTTGTAATCAGATCTTTATTTCCGCTCTTTGGATTATTAAAATATATAATTTATAAAAAATTAATATGATTATTTATTAAATAAAAATGTATCAAGTAAATGGTACATTTTTCTAGTGGTAATGTCCGCGCGTATGGTTATATATATATATTTTACATTATGTTTATAGTTGTTTTCTCTTCATTTTTTAAAACTACATGCAACATTTGAAGTAGTGTGTTTGATGTGAAATCATGATTTTGAGTTATCTTAGTAGTTTTATTTCACATTATCATAAGTTCATAACTATAGCCTATTTGTAATTCACAAAATGATTTCATGTGCACTTTAAAGAGATTACGTGCCTTTCTTTAATTTTTGATATCTAATATATCATTTTAATTTTTATATTTTGAGAAATTTAGAGTACATATGAATTTAAATTTTTTATAAATAATTTTAATGGGTTTTCCAAACCCGAACCAAATCCGCAAAGATTTCAGCTCAATCCAAACCGAAATTTATAAATATCCGAATGAGACTGAAATTTTTAATTCCGAAAACTCGAAACCCGATTAGACCCGAACCCAACCCGAATAACGTCGACGCCTAGATAAGTTGGTCATAATAAGTTTTAAAAGAAAAAAGATAAATAAAACATTAAATTCATATATATTAACTCTTATTATTTATAAGGGTACTATTAATCACCAAATATTATATATATATATATATATATATATATATATGTCTAATTAATATTATATTCTAATTAATATTTATTTGATAAAAGTATAGGATAATTAGTGTTATACGTAGGATTACATATCATTCGTAGGCAAGATCTTTATTATATCCGTATTTGGTTGTTAGGTTAGAAACTATAAAATTGGTTAATATCCAATAATTTGGTATGAACATAACAAAAATATCTATTTGTTTCTATTTAATTTTATTTTTATGATAAATGTTATAATTTAATTGGAGTAGGATCATTAAAAAACTTAATGACAACTTTTTAATAGTAGATAATTATAGGATTCTATTTTAATAGATTAGATGTTAGAAGACGTCTGTGTCGTGTGGAAATGTAATATTTTGTTTCAGTCTTGATGTGCGCATCCAAATCGAAAATGAGAAATTTTCACATAAACAAATAGCTTAATTTTTCGTCCAGCTGACTTTCGTTAACTATAAATTCTTCAGTAAGAGAAAGGTCCCTAATCTTAACCAAGGAAACAAATCAGACTTCCAAAATTGTACAACTGATATACAATAGCATAGTGTCCTTCACATGAAAAATTGAAATAAATAGTTTTACTGTGAAAAACTGAAAAATAAGACTTGACCACTAATAAAAGGTATTACTATAGATTTTTATCCAAAAGAATTTGTCCAACTGGCATAGAACCCTCCAACTGAGAAATCTTCAAAAGTCCAGAAAATTGGGAGTTGACTTATCCGATTTCTGTAGATTAGTAGAAGCAGTCTCTAAATTGTATACAAACAACATGCCAAGCTTAGTGATGACATATACCAAGTGAAATTGCGAGAGACCTGTGGAAAAAAAAGGTGCTATGATTTTTCACCAGAAACTACGAAAGTTAATTTCACTTGTAATGCAACTACAAACCTACATGACTACATGAAAATCATCGGCAATATCTGGGGAAAAGGGATCTACCTGCTTCTTTGAAACTGGTGGTTTTCCTGGCAAAAAAAAAACTATATCCCATCCTTAGACGTCAGATGATTACGAACTAAGAATATAGGGATAGATGCTAAATAACCATGAAAATATCAAGCAGTGGACAAACATAACATGTTTGTGCACCAAGCTAAATGACTGATGTTATCTGTCCAACATTAAAGCTCTTGA
It encodes:
- the LOC106316086 gene encoding probable potassium channel AKT5 isoform X1, translating into MDNKKKKVWFWPEKQGGGVSIKEAEDIAAEHVLTEETISHYSFSKGLLPPLGVNSGSTRHVKLRFFIVSPFDPRYRAWDWFLVLLVVYTAWASPFEFGYLQTPRAPLSIIDNVVNGFFAIDIVLTFFVAFLDKATIQGYGIFSMLRLWSLRRASNCFARLEKDQKYNYFWVRCTKLLLTRIHTRRRTSGGHTKHNAAGKSILKMGGKINIEDGFHHQNNQHRQFEMAVEEEKCGGGGGGEEDDDDDHRFVVERDGSLTMEEDKTTSVSGSEESRTSARDEAERVWLELYQIGHLGFGKVSFTGI
- the LOC106316086 gene encoding probable potassium channel AKT5 isoform X2; translated protein: MDNKKKKVWFWPEKQGGGVSIKEAEDIAAEHVLTEETISHYSFSKGLLPPLGVNSGSTRHVKLRFFIVSPFDPRYRAWDWFLVLLVVYTAWASPFEFGYLQTPRAPLSIIDNVVNGFFAIDIVLTFFVAFLDKATIQGYGIFSMLRLWSLRRASNCFARLEKDQKYNYFWVRCTKLLLRHESFVS